The Anabaena sp. PCC 7108 region GGAAATTTACTCTGATTCTCACACCTCTCAATCTCAATTAACAAATACACCTGTAAAGTCTCAGGTTGTTTCTAGGACTTCACAGGTTTCTCCTTGGTTAACTCCCCTTGCGTATTTTTTGGGACGCAACTTAGTTTTACCCTTGTTTTTTGGTAACATCAATATCATTGGGATCGAAAATATCCCCACAAATGGACCGATTATTCTTGCACCTACTCACCGTTCTCGCTGGGATTCATTATTGTTACCTTACGCTACTGGTCGTTGTGTCACCGGTCGAGATATGCGATTTATGGTGACAAGCAGTGAGTGTCAAGGGTTACAAGGCTGGTTTGTGCTAAGAATGGGAGGTTTCCCCGTCGATACTCAAAGTCCGGCGATCGCAACTCTCCGTCATGCAGTAGAGTTAATGGCAGAGGGCGAAATGTTAGTTATTTTTCCTGAAGGCGGCATTTATCGTGATCACAAAGTTCAAACTTTAAAGTCGGGAACCGCACGTTTGGCTTTAAGTGCTGAATCTCTTCACCCAGGCTTAGGAGTAAAAATAATACCCGTTGGCATCAACTACAGTCAACCTTATCCCAATTGGGGTACAGATGTGAATCTGCATATCGGTGAACCCATTCAAGTCACAGATTACATGAATGGGAATTTAAAAAAAGGTGCTAAACATCTCACGACAGATTTAACAAATAAGTTACAACAATTAACCTATCAACAATCAGAAATCTCCTCTAGAAACTTTGCTGAAATAACCAATTCTTAATTAGATAGGACTTACGCACTATACTAAAATTAGTTATTTCCGGCATATTAGTAGGGTGCGTCAGATGGCAGAATTTTGTTAATTGTGGGTAAATTATCGGGTCTGACGCACCATAGAAGAGATAAAATCCACAACTCATATTTGATGAACTTTGTCAATGCGTAAGTTCTATTAGAGGTTGTTTGAAAAGTCTAAATTATTACAGCCCTGGCGACTAGAAGTCGCACGCCACTTGCTTTAAGTCGGCGAAGCCGCCCAACGCAGTGGCTTGGCTATACAAACTAAACCCGCCTGCGCGGGTTAAAAATCCCATCTTTTTATTAGACCAGGTCGGTGGACTTTGCCTGTGTAGTAGCGAATTATATTCGCCCAAAACTTTTAAAACATCCTCTTAGATATCTTCAAAAAAGAATATACAGAT contains the following coding sequences:
- a CDS encoding 1-acyl-sn-glycerol-3-phosphate acyltransferase, whose product is MEIYSDSHTSQSQLTNTPVKSQVVSRTSQVSPWLTPLAYFLGRNLVLPLFFGNINIIGIENIPTNGPIILAPTHRSRWDSLLLPYATGRCVTGRDMRFMVTSSECQGLQGWFVLRMGGFPVDTQSPAIATLRHAVELMAEGEMLVIFPEGGIYRDHKVQTLKSGTARLALSAESLHPGLGVKIIPVGINYSQPYPNWGTDVNLHIGEPIQVTDYMNGNLKKGAKHLTTDLTNKLQQLTYQQSEISSRNFAEITNS